From the genome of Triticum aestivum cultivar Chinese Spring chromosome 1A, IWGSC CS RefSeq v2.1, whole genome shotgun sequence:
CGTCGCTGTCGCCGGCCCCGACCAAGGTGTCCCTCGCCGGCGAGTCGTCCCCGTTCGAGTACGTCACCGGCGCCGACGGCATGGCGCTCATCAGGGTCCTCCCGGAGTTCATCGAAAAGGTGATCACGTCCGACGGTGGCGGCGACAAGAagtgcggcgcggcggcgccggaaCAGCTGTGCAGCACGCCGGAGCTGAGGAAGCACTACATGCAGCTGGTGGGGGCGAGGCAGCagcggccgtggtcgccggggctcGAGACGATATCGGAGGCCAGGAAGGGAAGAAGGATGCCGACATGCCGTCGTCGGTGAGGCTGGCCGGAATTCAAGATAACATTAGCAGCCGCGCGTGCATGGATTGCCAGATGTGGTGTCTTCTTTTTTATTGGGCTCTCCATCAAGAGAGATGGAGTTTAGTGTTTCAGTCTCGCTTAATTGTTCATACTAGAGGAAGAGAGGCAAGCGTGCAAGATAGTTCAGAAGGAGATGGATAGTTCTAGTTCACAAAAATTGGATGCAAATGAATGAATGAGTTGACATTGATACTTTGCTGCAGTTCATCATAATTCCATGATTTGATCTCCGGCTGGTCCAGC
Proteins encoded in this window:
- the LOC123143212 gene encoding uncharacterized protein, producing MGNGLSPCLRAPAVHGKGAEARLVFWGGQTRLAAASGGRFTTAGDVTAEAPDHLVCSGDSFFIGLPIPALPPGEELLAGRTYFVLPAARFSSCQALTAASLASLSPAPTKVSLAGESSPFEYVTGADGMALIRVLPEFIEKVITSDGGGDKKCGAAAPEQLCSTPELRKHYMQLVGARQQRPWSPGLETISEARKGRRMPTCRRR